A single Lolium perenne isolate Kyuss_39 chromosome 6, Kyuss_2.0, whole genome shotgun sequence DNA region contains:
- the LOC127322803 gene encoding uncharacterized protein → MAAASAGGDWEIENDDGFVYKRPRVLYPAGREDAGAAAPSAPGPPPESVRLQRRRRALLNLRAKYQAELSRWESLASDVLVPLPAPSAAPSGAPSASPLPPTISSDHAVLDDYIAEVEVQGEMLKQASRICDEISEFCDEYETALVDAVTALPVWGNPRELANSLCGSDEQAAVQPVRDSPRELMNLLCSPTEQAVPGTTTT, encoded by the exons ATGGCGGCCGCCTCCGCCGGCGGCGACTGGGAGATCGAAAACGACGACGGCTTCGTCTACAAGCGGCCCCGCGTCCTCTACCCTGCCGGCCGCGAAGACGCCGGCGCGGCGGCCCCCTCTGCACCGGGCCCGCCCCCCGAGTCCGTCcgcctccagcgccgccgccgcgcgctccTCAACCTCCGCGCCAAGTACCAGGCCGAGCTCTCGCGGTGGGAGTCCCTCGCCTCCGATGTCCTCGTCCCGCTCCCGGCTCCCTCCGCAGCTCCTTCCGGAGCTCCCTCCGCTTCGCCTCTTCCCCCCACCATCTCCTCGGACCACGCCGTCCTCGACGACTACATCGCCGAG GTGGAGGTGCAGGGGGAAATGCTCAAGCAGGCATCCCGGATATGTGACGAGATTTCCGAGTTCTGCGATGAGTACGAGACAGCCCTTGTGGATGCCGTCACCGCGCTGCCGGTATGGGGCAACCCACGGGAGCTCGCGAACTCCTTGTGCGGTTCCGACGAGCAGGCCGCCGTGCAGCCTGTACGGGACAGTCCACGGGAGCTGATGAACTTGCTCTGCAGTCCAACCGAGCAGGCTGTCCCTGGTACTACTACTACTTAG